The stretch of DNA CTTTACTCCTGACAGGTTTGTCGCCGAAAAGTCAATCTTCGAAACGAAATGAAAGATCAGATTATGGCCGATCATCTCACCGTCATCGCCGAATTCGCCACGACGCCGGAAACGTTCGAAAAATTTCTCGATATCTGCCGCTATGACAGCGAACGTTCCGTGGCTGACGAGGAAGGATGCCACGAATTCAACGTGCTCACCCCGCAGGATCAGCCCGACACCATCGTCCTATATGAAGTCTATGCAGGCCGTCCCGCTTTCGAAACGCATCTCAAGACGCCGCATTTTCAAAAATTCGCCGACGCCTTGCGCGACCTGAAGATCCAAGAGCGAAGCGTTCGCTTTTTCACCCGCCGCGCACCATGAAGAAAATCTTCTTCTTGTCGCTTCTGGCGCTTTCGGCCTGCGCAGCCAAGCAAGCCCAACCGCCCAAACGGATCGGCATGCCAAACCCGGCTTCCGTTCATTGCCTGCAACAGGGCGGAAAGCTGGAAATTCGCAACACACCCAAAGGCCAGGTCGGCATGTGCCATCTCTCCGATGGGCGCATTTGCGAAGAATGGGCGCTCTATCGCGATAATCGCTGCGTCGCGACGCCATAAAGAAAACTCCCGCCTTCCTGGTTCGAAGGCGGGAGCAACATAGGCGAATCAGGCGGCGATCGTAGCGCGATCATCCTCAATGTAGGGACCCCCCGCCACCACGCGCAGAGCCAGCATGCGCGAGTGCTGAAATTCCCGCGTCTCAACCGGAAGAAGCGCATCGCCATTCGTCCAGCGCAGGCCACCATCCAACGGATACCAGCCTGATGTGCTCAGTTCTCCAAGATCGATATCTTGCGTCTGTGCGGCATCCCAAAGCGTCACTTGGCTCAACAGCACGCCCAAATGACGACGATCATCCAAGAACGGGCCGATCACGTCCGATGGGCGAGCGGCGCGCGAGACGATCCGCACCTGTCGGCAATGCGCCGGAAGCGTGAAAACGACGCGATCTTCCACCTTGCGGGTCGGACGCAAAATCTCGCCTTCTTCCGTCACGAGATGAAGATTCGAATCCTTCACGATTTGCGCTGCGATTTCGGCCGGCGGGAAGCCAAGTTCCTTCGAGCGCTGCGCCAAAAGACGGAAAAGCGGCTCCACTTCCCGGCGTGCGGTCAACAGCGGTGCGGCGGCATCCATCTCCCAATTCCGCAACACGCGTTTCGGGATGGGAATGACATCTCCAGTTTGGCGGAACGCTGCGCGGTCACCAGTATCGAGATAGCTTTCCGTCGGCATCGATACAGCGAAGATAACCGAATAGTCCGCCGTCTCGATATGATAGTAATCATAGCGGCTGAAGGAGCGGTCATATGCAATGCTGCCACCATTGACGAGCATTCGGGCCGGGATAAACTTGCCGTCGAAATACAAGCAATGTTCCGGCGTCACCCATAGATCACGAGATGGGATGCCCGACTCCACCGCACCTGCGATTTGTTAACGGAAGTCGCCGTTATGTTCAGCGTCGCGCGATTTCTGACGGTTAAGCCGTTCGTCAGCACGGTCGAATTGGCTTTGGCGTAAGAAATGGTCACGTTTCCGGAGAGGACGGGCGTATTCCAAGCGCGCGTATTCAATTCAATTTAAGTTTTCCTATAAAAAGCATAAATAGAAAATAAAAATGTTTTATAAACGACTTATTAATCTTTTTCATAAGTACAAAAAAAATCCTCCCCGACTTTTGCTGAAAAGTCAGGAAGGAGGCGCCTAAAAGAAAATCAGCCGCGACGCGTCGGCAGATTTTCAGCGATATAAGGAGGAAGGTTGAACGACCCGACGTGGATTTCAGGCGTCCAGTAACGTGTCGTGCCCAGAATTCCGGCCTTTTCGGCACGAGCGCGTACGGTTTCCGCGTCCTGATGCGCGGGTTCTTCGCCTTTAGTGGCCACGCCCAGCGTCATGAAACCGCCGACATAGGTCGGGACCGCCGCCACATAAGCGGAAACATGCGGGAAGAAATTGGCACGGCGCAGGCTCGTCTCGCGCAGTTCATCCGCCTGCATGAACGGCACGCCGCATTGATTGACGATCAGACCCTGAGACGAAAGAATACGGGCGCAATCGCGATAGAACGCATCGGTGAACAACACTTCGCCCACACCGATCGGGTCCGTCGAATCGACGATAATAACGTCGAACGCGCCGTCTTCCGCTTTGGCCACATAATCGATGCCATCGCCCACGATAACTTCGGCGCGCGGATCGTTCCACGCGTCTCCCGCGATATCGGGGAGATATTGCTTGGAGAGGTCGATGACGGCACCGTCGATCTCGACCATCACCGCTTTCTCGACCGTCTTATGCTGAAGCACGCGGCGCAGCACACCGCCATCCCCCGCACCAATGATGAGAACGCGGCGCGCGTCGGGATGCGTCAATAACGGCACATGCGTCAGCATTTCCTGGTAAACAAACTCGTCGCGCTCGGTAATCTGGATCACGCCGTCGAGCACCAGTACACGACCGTGCGATTCGCTTTCGAACACCACGATGTCCTGAAAATCGCTGCGTGTGCGGGCAAGTTCACGCGTAACGCGAAAACGCTGACCCCAATCCGGGTAGAGTGTTTCGTTAATCCAGGTTTCTGACATGGACCGTTCCTTTATGCTTGATCCTCAAAAGCAAAAGGCCGGACGTCACCGCCCGGCCTTGCATCAACGCTGAGAAGAGCGCGAATTACGCCGCAACACGCGCCGGTTCGCGCCCACGGCGCTGCTCGTCCGCCACCACGCGGCCAGCCTGGAACAGGCGCTGCATGACGGGAATGGTCAGGTTCGGATCGCAAGCGCCGCACATGAACACATCCACCGCCGCGAAATCGCGTTCCGGCCATGTGTGGATGGAGATGTGGCTCTCCGCCAGCACGATCACGCCCGACACGCCGCCATTGGGCGTGAAGTGGTGAAAATGGCTGTGCAAGATCGTGGCCCCGGCCGTGACGGCTGCTTCGCAAAGCGTCGCGTCGATCTTCTCAGGATCATCCAGATTCTTGGCATCCCAAAAATCGATCAGCAGATGATGGCCCGCATAGCGTTCGCCATCTCGTTCGATAAAGTAATCCTTACGTTCCTCATCATGGGAGGAAGTGGATGCGACAGTCTGGTTATCTCTCGGGAGTCCCGATACCATCCCCAGTTGAGCAAGTGCGTTCATCACGTACCCCTAAACCAGTAGACAGCCTGTTGGGCAACATGCCCCCTTGGGCCAAGGCGCCGCAATTAAAGCTCCCTTCTCCGGGATGCAAGCAATTTCACAACGATTCGTCTATATTTCATATTTCTTTTCGCGATGCACACAGTCACGCGAGTTAAAGCAACACGCCGGAGCTGTATTTCGTTGCCTGTTCATCGCATCAGGAATGAAGAAAAATGACAAAAACACACCGC from Kozakia baliensis encodes:
- a CDS encoding Hint domain-containing protein; the protein is MESGIPSRDLWVTPEHCLYFDGKFIPARMLVNGGSIAYDRSFSRYDYYHIETADYSVIFAVSMPTESYLDTGDRAAFRQTGDVIPIPKRVLRNWEMDAAAPLLTARREVEPLFRLLAQRSKELGFPPAEIAAQIVKDSNLHLVTEEGEILRPTRKVEDRVVFTLPAHCRQVRIVSRAARPSDVIGPFLDDRRHLGVLLSQVTLWDAAQTQDIDLGELSTSGWYPLDGGLRWTNGDALLPVETREFQHSRMLALRVVAGGPYIEDDRATIAA
- the speE gene encoding polyamine aminopropyltransferase, whose product is MSETWINETLYPDWGQRFRVTRELARTRSDFQDIVVFESESHGRVLVLDGVIQITERDEFVYQEMLTHVPLLTHPDARRVLIIGAGDGGVLRRVLQHKTVEKAVMVEIDGAVIDLSKQYLPDIAGDAWNDPRAEVIVGDGIDYVAKAEDGAFDVIIVDSTDPIGVGEVLFTDAFYRDCARILSSQGLIVNQCGVPFMQADELRETSLRRANFFPHVSAYVAAVPTYVGGFMTLGVATKGEEPAHQDAETVRARAEKAGILGTTRYWTPEIHVGSFNLPPYIAENLPTRRG
- the speD gene encoding adenosylmethionine decarboxylase, which gives rise to MNALAQLGMVSGLPRDNQTVASTSSHDEERKDYFIERDGERYAGHHLLIDFWDAKNLDDPEKIDATLCEAAVTAGATILHSHFHHFTPNGGVSGVIVLAESHISIHTWPERDFAAVDVFMCGACDPNLTIPVMQRLFQAGRVVADEQRRGREPARVAA
- a CDS encoding putative quinol monooxygenase, which encodes MKDQIMADHLTVIAEFATTPETFEKFLDICRYDSERSVADEEGCHEFNVLTPQDQPDTIVLYEVYAGRPAFETHLKTPHFQKFADALRDLKIQERSVRFFTRRAP
- a CDS encoding putative hemolysin, producing MKKIFFLSLLALSACAAKQAQPPKRIGMPNPASVHCLQQGGKLEIRNTPKGQVGMCHLSDGRICEEWALYRDNRCVATP